The proteins below are encoded in one region of Silene latifolia isolate original U9 population chromosome 2, ASM4854445v1, whole genome shotgun sequence:
- the LOC141632340 gene encoding indole-3-acetic acid-amido synthetase GH3.4-like produces the protein MWVLPTTRRGSGWNRFCPDPYHRHSLSQGTLQGDMSGHCDRDLKPDDQGPRRTFTLIPNMAYFEFMPLDSSRSESGSVKCDQPVDLANVEIGKEYELLVTTYTGLYRYRVEDVVCPMSIYNSTPQFKFMGRKHMVLSIDVEETTESGLLKAIENVSIILKPFDTMVLEYTSYAHIKTTIPGHYVIYLELLSKKDPRKIGLTEEVLEQCCLAMENSLNTLYRRCRGLFKSIGPLEIRVVKNGSFEKLREYAISKGTSLSQYKVPRCLKLLPMVQLMDSGVISTHFSPSFPNWGSSDV, from the exons ATGTGGGTTTTACCAACGACACGACGTGGTTCGGGTTGGAACCGCTTTTGCCCCGACCCTTATCACCGTCATTCACTTTCTCAAGGAACATTACAAGGAGATATGTCGGGACATTGCGACCGGGATCTTAAGCCCGATGATCAAGGACCAAGGCGTACTTTCACATTGATACCAAATATGGCCTACTTTGAGTTTATGCCTCTTGATTCATCCAGATCCGAGTCGGGTTCTGTAAAATGTGATCAACCTGTGGACCTCGCCAACGTCGAAATTGGTAAGGAGTATGAGCTTTTGGTGACCACCTACACCGGTTTGTATAG GTACCGAGTAGAGGACGTTGTTTGCCCAATGAGCATTTACAATTCTACCCCACAATTCAAGTTCATGGGGAGAAAGCATATGGTACTTAGCATTGATGTAGAGGAAACAACTGAATCCGGGTTGCTAAAAGCAATCGAAAATGTATCCATCATACTCAAGCCCTTTGATACAATGGTGCTAGAGTACACAAGCTACGCCCATATTAAGACTACCATCCCCGGCCACTATGTCATATACTTGGAATTGTTGTCTAAGAAGGACCCGCGGAAAATCGGGCTGACTGAAGAAGTCTTGGAACAATGTTGCTTGGCAATGGAGAATTCCTTAAACACTCTATATCGTCGTTGTCGAGGTCTTTTCAAGTCGATTGGACCACTAGAAATTCGAGTTGTGAAAAATGGTTCTTTTGAAAAGTTGAGGGAGTATGCTATATCAAAAGGGACATCCCTTAGCCAGTATAAGGTGCCAAGATGTTTGAAACTATTGCCAATGGTACAATTGATGGACTCGGGAGTGATCTCGACTCACTTCAGCCCGTCTTTTCCGAATTGGGGCTCTTCTGACGTTTAA